The genomic region GAAAATAGGTGAAGAAGTATATATTGAGAAATAAATACAACCTTATCTAGATACGTTATATTTTATCTTCCAAGGAATTTCCGGATTCTTCTCTCTATACTCCACTCTACCTTCTTGATAAATACTTTAAAAGGGGGGTATCCAAAATGTGGATGTACATTTCCATTCTTTATAGCTTTGAATACTGATTCTACAGATAATTCATCTAGTTCTAGAACTGTATATGCCGAACCGATTGCTTCGGGGATGTGGGCGTCACTATTAGCAATACCCGGTAATCCTAGGATTTTTGAAGCTCTTAATGCTTCACGATTAGCTCGTGGATCAGCTGAGGCATTCCAAACCTCGATAGCATCCCATCCATTATACTCGAATAATGCATCTCCTATACCAAGTCTTAACGTATCAAAAGGATGTGCTGGCACAACTAAACAGTTGTTCTCGTGGGCTTTATCTATTAAGTAGTCTATTCTTCTAGGCACATCTATTGGTTCATAACAATATACTAGTATGTCTCCTTTATCTGTTCTAACTTCATTACCAATTATGACTAGGAGTTGTTCATCATATTCTCTAACTAGATCCTTTGCTAGTCTACTTGCTATAATAGATCCTTGGAAGGAGTTGTGATCAGTGATTGATATAATATTTAAACCCTTATATATTGCTGTTAAAATAATTTCTTTAGGACTAGCTCTTCCATCACTATATGTTGAATGAATATGCATATCCGCTAATGCTTTAAACAAACCATCTTCACCACGTGGTGTTATATTAGTTGGTTAACATCATCATAGATAGTGAAAAATGTGATCTTTGTAGTTTATGCGTTGAATACTGTCCTACACATGTATTCTATATAAGAGCTAATAGAGTTTTTGCAGATAATAATAAATGTGTTGAATGCTATGCTTGTATACCGTTATGTCCTAGAAATGCTATAACAATTAAGAATTCTGATCCGTAGA from Staphylothermus marinus F1 harbors:
- a CDS encoding PHP domain-containing protein, whose protein sequence is MFKALADMHIHSTYSDGRASPKEIILTAIYKGLNIISITDHNSFQGSIIASRLAKDLVREYDEQLLVIIGNEVRTDKGDILVYCYEPIDVPRRIDYLIDKAHENNCLVVPAHPFDTLRLGIGDALFEYNGWDAIEVWNASADPRANREALRASKILGLPGIANSDAHIPEAIGSAYTVLELDELSVESVFKAIKNGNVHPHFGYPPFKVFIKKVEWSIERRIRKFLGR
- a CDS encoding 4Fe-4S binding protein; this encodes MVNIIIDSEKCDLCSLCVEYCPTHVFYIRANRVFADNNKCVECYACIPLCPRNAITIKNSDP